The following are encoded in a window of Staphylococcus piscifermentans genomic DNA:
- a CDS encoding DUF979 domain-containing protein: MSQHTLNVILEFFYILIGLQLFYTAFRALLSKNKDKKIGTALFWTLLGITFIFGPYIPNIINGLLIICMGLLTLFKQVKIKNIVDVTEKQGDKGARKFKNKLFWPAVVLAIVAVVISNWTPLGGAIGLGIASVIGLISAYFIIRPKSKYILYDSDRLTQQVGTVGILPQFLAALGVLFTVSGVGNVISKGISHFVPEGNHLIGATAYILGMVIFTMLMGNAFAAFTVITASIGIPFVIAQGADPAIAGALAMTGGFCGTLLTPMAANFNTLPVALLEMKNEFGVIKSQFPVAFLLIIIHIALMYVWAF, encoded by the coding sequence ATGAGCCAGCATACTTTAAATGTCATACTTGAGTTTTTCTATATTTTAATAGGTTTACAATTATTTTATACTGCTTTTCGTGCTCTTCTTTCTAAAAATAAAGATAAAAAAATAGGAACTGCACTATTTTGGACATTACTTGGAATTACCTTTATTTTTGGTCCCTATATACCAAATATTATTAATGGTCTACTCATAATATGTATGGGATTACTCACTTTATTTAAACAAGTAAAGATAAAAAATATTGTAGATGTAACAGAAAAACAGGGCGATAAAGGCGCTAGAAAATTTAAAAACAAATTATTTTGGCCTGCCGTAGTTTTAGCTATAGTTGCCGTAGTTATCTCCAATTGGACTCCTTTAGGTGGCGCAATTGGTCTGGGTATCGCATCAGTAATTGGACTTATTTCAGCTTATTTTATTATTCGACCGAAATCCAAATATATTCTATATGACAGTGACAGATTAACGCAACAAGTCGGAACTGTAGGTATATTACCCCAATTTCTTGCTGCTTTAGGTGTTTTATTTACAGTTAGTGGTGTCGGTAATGTAATTTCAAAAGGTATTTCACACTTTGTACCTGAAGGTAATCATTTAATCGGCGCAACTGCTTATATTTTAGGAATGGTAATTTTTACTATGTTGATGGGTAATGCTTTTGCGGCTTTTACAGTGATTACTGCCAGTATTGGCATACCATTTGTAATTGCCCAAGGTGCTGATCCTGCAATTGCTGGTGCATTGGCAATGACTGGCGGGTTTTGCGGAACACTGCTTACTCCTATGGCAGCCAATTTCAACACTCTGCCTGTCGCGCTATTAGAGATGAAAAATGAGTTTGGTGTTATAAAATCTCAGTTTCCAGTTGCATTTCTATTAATCATAATCCATATTGCTTTAATGTATGTTTGGGCATTTTAA
- a CDS encoding DUF969 domain-containing protein: MEWIKLIGILIIILGFLFKIDTIAVILTAAIVTGLVSGMDFFKILEVLGKAFIDNRLVSLFILTLPMVGLIERFGLRKQAANLIGNIKSVTSGRLLSLYLLIREIAGLASIRIGGHPQFVRPLINPMVQGALKTRYKLSDKQIENKDVEKLKAEASAMENYGNFFGQNLFVGSAGILLMVGTFNSLHIKTSAVDLALASVPIAIITLIIVGIKNYFLDRYLSKKYLSKEDKK, translated from the coding sequence ATGGAATGGATTAAATTAATTGGTATTTTAATTATTATCTTGGGATTCTTATTTAAAATCGATACTATTGCTGTTATTTTAACGGCAGCAATTGTGACTGGTCTAGTCTCGGGTATGGATTTTTTCAAAATTCTAGAAGTTCTAGGAAAAGCTTTTATTGATAATAGACTTGTATCATTATTTATTCTTACTTTGCCAATGGTTGGATTAATAGAAAGATTCGGTTTGAGAAAACAGGCTGCAAACTTGATTGGTAATATTAAATCTGTCACGAGTGGTAGATTGCTTTCGCTATATCTGCTTATTCGAGAGATAGCTGGTTTAGCATCTATCAGAATTGGCGGGCATCCACAATTTGTCAGACCATTGATAAATCCAATGGTGCAAGGAGCTCTTAAAACAAGATATAAATTATCGGATAAACAAATTGAAAATAAGGATGTTGAAAAATTAAAAGCTGAAGCTTCAGCAATGGAAAATTATGGTAACTTTTTTGGACAAAATTTATTTGTTGGTAGTGCAGGAATTTTATTAATGGTTGGAACATTTAATTCACTACATATTAAGACAAGTGCTGTCGATTTAGCTCTTGCTTCTGTACCTATTGCGATTATTACATTAATAATTGTAGGAATAAAAAATTATTTCTTAGATAGATATTTGAGCAAAAAGTATTTAAGTAAGGAGGATAAAAAATGA
- a CDS encoding DNA-3-methyladenine glycosylase I: MSDCAFGTTDPIYKEYHDKEWGHPLHDSRKLFELMALESQHAGLSWLTILKKREAYREAFYNFEPEKIASMTDEDIDKLMEFPGIVHYRKKLEAIVSQAKGYLEIEKIHGSFSKFLWAYVDFYPIDLHYKTPTDRITVDKRAKQMSKDLKKYGFKFMGPVTMFSFLEAAGLYDAHLEDCPFKPSQN, translated from the coding sequence ATGTCAGATTGCGCCTTTGGAACAACTGATCCAATTTATAAAGAGTATCATGATAAAGAATGGGGACATCCGCTTCATGACAGCAGAAAGCTTTTTGAATTAATGGCTCTAGAATCTCAGCATGCAGGACTTTCTTGGTTGACCATTTTGAAAAAAAGAGAAGCTTACCGAGAAGCCTTCTATAATTTTGAACCTGAAAAAATTGCTTCTATGACGGATGAAGATATCGATAAACTGATGGAATTTCCAGGAATTGTACATTATCGCAAAAAATTAGAAGCTATTGTGAGTCAAGCTAAAGGTTATTTAGAAATTGAAAAAATACATGGCAGTTTTAGTAAATTCTTATGGGCTTATGTAGATTTTTACCCCATTGATTTACACTACAAAACGCCTACTGATCGTATTACGGTAGACAAGCGTGCAAAACAGATGTCTAAAGATTTGAAAAAATATGGTTTTAAATTCATGGGCCCTGTAACCATGTTTTCTTTTTTAGAAGCAGCTGGGCTATATGACGCTCATTTAGAAGATTGTCCATTTAAGCCTTCGCAAAATTAA
- a CDS encoding valine--tRNA ligase: MEMKPKYNPTEVEAGRYQEWVEKGYFRPSGDKSKETYTIVIPPPNVTGKLHLGHAWDTTLQDILTRMKRMQGYDTLYLPGMDHAGIATQAKVEAKLNEQGISRHDIGREKFLEEVWSWKDEYASFIRQQWAKLGLGLDYDRERFTLDDGLSKAVRKVFVDMYNKGLIYRGERIINWDPEARTALSDIEVVHEDVEGKFYHFKYPYADGEGYIEIATTRPETMLGDTAIVVNPNDERYTDVIGKKVILPIVNRELPILADEYVDVEFGSGAMKVTPAHDPNDFEIGQRHDLESIIVMDEEGKMNDKAGKYEGMDRFECRTQLVEDLKAQDLVIKIEDHVHAVGHSERTGAVVEPYLSTQWFVNMEPLAKQALDNQKTDNRINFVPERFEHTFNQWMENIRDWTISRQLWWGHQIPAWYHKETGEIYVGETEPEDAENWVQDEDVLDTWFSSGLWPFSTLGWPDVESEDYQRYYPTNALVTGYDIIFFWVARMIFQGLEFTGERPFDDVLLHGLVRAEDGRKMSKSLGNGVDPMDVINEYGADSLRYFLATGSSPGHDLRYSTEKVESVWNFINKIWNAARFSIMNIGEEFKFEDIDLTHNLSLADKWILTRLNETVKTVTDLSDRYEFGEVGRALYNFIWDEFCDWYIEMSKIPMNGEDEAQKQVTRSVLSYVLDRTMRMLHPYMPFVTEEIWQNLPHVGETIVTSAWPEVEEEFMFEESKQAMQYVVEIIKAVRQARSEVNTPLSKAIPIYIKTKDAEITQMLNENQHYLERFGHPSELVISTDIETPDKAMTSVVGAGEVILPLEGLIDMDKEIARLEKELDKWQSELDRVDKKLSNENFVNKAPEKIINEEKAKKQDYQEKYDSVKARIEQLKA, from the coding sequence ATGGAAATGAAACCAAAATACAATCCGACTGAAGTAGAAGCCGGACGTTATCAAGAATGGGTTGAAAAAGGCTATTTCAGACCCAGCGGTGATAAATCAAAAGAAACTTATACAATTGTTATTCCGCCTCCGAATGTAACTGGTAAATTGCATTTAGGACATGCTTGGGATACAACTTTACAAGATATTCTGACTAGAATGAAACGTATGCAAGGATACGATACATTATATTTACCAGGTATGGACCATGCTGGTATTGCGACTCAAGCAAAAGTAGAAGCAAAATTAAATGAACAAGGTATCTCACGCCACGATATCGGCCGTGAGAAATTCCTTGAAGAAGTGTGGAGTTGGAAAGATGAGTATGCATCTTTCATTCGTCAACAATGGGCGAAATTAGGTTTAGGTTTAGATTATGACCGAGAACGTTTTACTTTGGATGATGGATTGAGTAAAGCGGTTAGAAAAGTCTTTGTAGATATGTATAACAAAGGACTGATTTACCGCGGTGAACGTATCATCAACTGGGATCCGGAAGCGCGTACTGCTTTATCTGATATTGAAGTGGTGCATGAAGACGTAGAAGGTAAATTCTATCACTTCAAATATCCGTATGCGGATGGAGAAGGTTATATTGAAATTGCGACTACACGTCCTGAAACAATGCTTGGCGATACAGCTATTGTAGTTAATCCTAATGACGAACGATACACAGACGTTATCGGTAAAAAAGTTATCTTACCAATCGTAAATCGCGAATTACCAATTCTTGCAGACGAATACGTAGATGTTGAATTCGGTAGTGGTGCGATGAAAGTAACACCTGCTCATGATCCTAATGACTTTGAAATCGGTCAAAGACACGATTTAGAATCAATTATTGTAATGGATGAAGAAGGTAAAATGAACGATAAAGCAGGTAAATATGAAGGTATGGACCGCTTCGAATGCCGAACTCAACTTGTCGAAGATTTAAAAGCACAAGATTTAGTAATTAAAATAGAAGATCATGTACATGCAGTCGGACATTCTGAAAGAACAGGTGCAGTAGTTGAACCGTATTTATCTACACAATGGTTTGTCAATATGGAACCTTTAGCTAAACAAGCTTTAGATAATCAAAAAACAGATAACCGTATTAATTTTGTTCCAGAACGTTTCGAACATACCTTTAATCAATGGATGGAAAATATTAGAGACTGGACAATTTCTCGCCAATTGTGGTGGGGCCATCAAATTCCGGCTTGGTATCATAAAGAAACTGGAGAAATCTATGTAGGTGAAACTGAACCAGAAGATGCAGAGAATTGGGTACAAGATGAAGATGTTTTAGATACTTGGTTCTCTAGTGGTTTATGGCCATTCTCAACATTAGGCTGGCCAGATGTTGAATCTGAAGATTATCAGCGCTATTATCCAACCAACGCGCTCGTGACTGGATACGATATCATTTTCTTCTGGGTAGCACGTATGATTTTCCAAGGACTTGAATTTACAGGAGAACGTCCATTTGATGATGTGCTATTACATGGATTAGTTCGTGCTGAAGACGGTCGCAAGATGAGTAAGTCATTGGGCAATGGTGTAGATCCTATGGATGTTATCAATGAATATGGCGCAGATAGCTTAAGATATTTCTTAGCAACAGGATCATCACCAGGTCATGATTTACGTTATTCAACTGAAAAAGTAGAATCTGTATGGAACTTTATCAATAAAATTTGGAACGCTGCGAGATTCAGTATTATGAATATTGGTGAAGAATTCAAATTTGAAGATATCGATTTAACTCATAATTTATCGTTAGCAGATAAATGGATATTGACACGCTTAAATGAAACGGTTAAAACAGTTACTGATTTAAGTGATCGTTATGAGTTTGGTGAAGTAGGACGTGCGTTATATAACTTTATCTGGGATGAATTCTGTGATTGGTATATTGAAATGAGTAAAATACCTATGAATGGCGAAGATGAGGCACAAAAACAAGTCACACGTTCAGTGTTAAGCTATGTGCTAGATCGCACAATGCGTATGCTTCATCCTTACATGCCTTTTGTTACTGAAGAAATTTGGCAAAACCTTCCTCATGTAGGAGAAACAATTGTAACAAGTGCGTGGCCAGAAGTAGAAGAGGAATTCATGTTTGAAGAAAGCAAACAAGCGATGCAATATGTGGTTGAAATCATTAAAGCAGTAAGACAAGCACGTTCTGAAGTGAATACACCACTATCTAAAGCCATTCCTATCTATATCAAAACTAAAGATGCTGAAATCACACAAATGTTAAATGAAAATCAACATTATCTTGAAAGATTCGGTCATCCAAGCGAGCTTGTAATTTCAACTGATATTGAAACACCTGATAAAGCTATGACTTCTGTAGTAGGTGCAGGGGAAGTTATTTTACCATTAGAAGGCTTAATTGATATGGATAAAGAAATTGCACGCTTGGAAAAAGAACTTGATAAATGGCAGAGTGAACTAGATCGTGTAGACAAAAAGTTGTCTAATGAAAACTTTGTTAATAAAGCTCCAGAAAAAATCATCAATGAAGAAAAAGCGAAAAAGCAAGATTATCAAGAAAAATACGATAGCGTAAAAGCTAGAATTGAACAATTAAAAGCATAG
- a CDS encoding bifunctional folylpolyglutamate synthase/dihydrofolate synthase, with amino-acid sequence MNYLDSLYWIHERDKFGIKPGTKRMEWMLHRLGHPENNINGIHVGGTNGKGSTVAYLRSALVENGYDVGTFTSPYIETFNERISLNGEPVSNDVIVELVSRVKPVSEELEAETEYGTATEFEIITTMMFLYFGEIRPVDFVVIEAGLGIKNDSTNVFAPIMSVITSIGLDHTDLLGSTYGDIAKDKGDIIKHHVPFVYAVKNEDALKYFREYAEKQDAPAFELDRDISIVSEDDEFIYRFKDYELENIALDMLGEHQKENAALAITALIILFEQGQIELDFNKMINAMEKVSWTGRIERVKEEPLMVIDGAHNNESVAALVSTIKNYYDKDNVDILFSAVSGKPIAHMLEKLKTISNHIYITDFDFHRAKPKEEIAAEAETFTPELIDDYVDFVENYQGNALIITGSLYFISEVKAKIDFNK; translated from the coding sequence ATGAATTACCTAGACAGCTTATATTGGATACATGAAAGAGATAAATTCGGTATTAAACCAGGTACTAAACGTATGGAATGGATGTTGCATCGTTTAGGACATCCTGAAAATAATATCAATGGTATCCATGTTGGGGGAACAAATGGCAAAGGTTCAACTGTTGCTTATTTGCGCTCAGCCTTAGTTGAGAATGGTTATGATGTCGGTACTTTCACTTCACCATATATCGAAACCTTTAATGAACGTATTAGTTTAAATGGTGAACCCGTCAGCAATGACGTCATTGTAGAATTAGTATCACGTGTCAAGCCAGTAAGCGAGGAATTAGAAGCAGAAACAGAATATGGTACTGCTACTGAATTTGAAATCATTACCACTATGATGTTTTTATACTTTGGAGAAATCAGACCAGTAGATTTCGTTGTAATAGAAGCAGGTTTAGGAATTAAAAATGATTCTACAAATGTATTTGCACCTATTATGTCTGTTATTACCAGCATTGGTTTAGATCATACAGATTTATTAGGGTCAACTTATGGCGATATTGCAAAAGATAAGGGCGATATCATTAAACATCACGTACCTTTTGTTTATGCTGTTAAAAATGAAGATGCCTTAAAGTATTTCCGTGAGTATGCAGAAAAACAAGATGCACCAGCATTTGAACTAGATCGAGATATATCAATCGTTTCTGAAGATGATGAATTTATCTATAGATTTAAAGATTATGAACTTGAAAACATCGCATTAGATATGTTGGGTGAACATCAAAAAGAAAATGCAGCACTTGCTATTACTGCGCTAATTATTTTGTTTGAACAAGGGCAAATAGAACTAGATTTCAATAAAATGATTAATGCAATGGAAAAAGTAAGTTGGACAGGCAGAATCGAGAGAGTCAAAGAAGAACCTTTAATGGTGATAGATGGAGCACATAATAATGAAAGTGTAGCAGCATTGGTGAGTACAATCAAAAATTATTATGACAAAGATAATGTAGATATTTTATTTTCAGCTGTAAGCGGTAAACCGATAGCACATATGCTAGAGAAATTAAAAACGATTTCTAATCATATCTATATTACTGATTTCGATTTTCATAGAGCAAAGCCTAAAGAAGAAATTGCTGCAGAAGCGGAAACATTTACACCAGAACTTATCGATGATTATGTTGATTTTGTAGAAAATTATCAAGGCAACGCTTTGATAATTACAGGTAGTCTTTATTTTATCAGTGAAGTAAAAGCGAAAATAGATTTCAATAAATAA
- the radC gene encoding RadC family protein translates to MMIKHLPDNDKPREKLIAKGAINLADSELLAILINTGRKGHSSIEVAQDLIKLAHSLRELKSFSLNDLTKVKGIGLNKAVILKAAFELGERMHVPDIEEKIKISSPQDAADYFLARMMHLTHEQFEVLFLNSKNIVIRHEVIFVGTLNSSIVHPREVFKAAIKWSSNAIIVVHNHPSGDVTPSKEDIATTKRLQECGRVLGIELLDHIIIGDAKYLSMVEGGYLEN, encoded by the coding sequence ATGATGATTAAACATTTACCAGATAATGATAAACCGCGAGAAAAGCTCATTGCGAAAGGTGCAATAAATTTAGCAGACTCAGAATTACTTGCGATACTCATCAACACCGGCAGAAAAGGTCATTCTAGTATAGAAGTGGCGCAAGATTTAATTAAATTGGCGCATAGCTTACGTGAATTAAAGTCCTTTTCATTAAATGATTTAACCAAGGTAAAAGGCATTGGGTTAAATAAGGCTGTGATTCTGAAAGCTGCTTTTGAATTAGGGGAGCGCATGCACGTTCCGGACATAGAGGAAAAAATTAAGATATCATCTCCGCAAGATGCTGCAGATTATTTTTTAGCAAGAATGATGCATCTGACGCACGAGCAATTTGAAGTTCTCTTTTTAAATTCTAAAAATATTGTAATCCGCCACGAAGTTATATTTGTAGGTACTTTGAATTCATCTATTGTACATCCTCGAGAAGTATTCAAGGCGGCAATTAAATGGTCAAGCAATGCTATTATCGTGGTGCATAATCACCCTTCAGGAGACGTTACACCGTCTAAAGAAGATATAGCTACTACTAAAAGATTGCAAGAATGCGGCAGAGTATTAGGTATTGAACTGCTAGACCATATTATTATCGGTGATGCTAAATATTTAAGTATGGTAGAAGGAGGATATTTGGAAAACTAA
- a CDS encoding DUF4930 family protein has product MRFILNLIKNIIAVAGIIVIVFFALKYAPFLKEQDWNPVGNKGVHSSYNTESVPVDEFKPGQHYAIEENDLLNNMPASQTKNIFNMINKKEFMHVSDLSRMGYNDKYLIGQRGNQFIMYRFGSDKIRVYATEIELFQDLNAMQQNIEMKPINAY; this is encoded by the coding sequence ATGCGTTTTATACTTAATTTAATAAAAAATATCATCGCTGTAGCAGGTATTATTGTTATTGTGTTTTTTGCTTTGAAATATGCGCCGTTTCTTAAAGAACAAGACTGGAATCCTGTCGGTAATAAAGGCGTCCATTCATCTTATAATACTGAAAGTGTTCCTGTAGATGAATTTAAACCTGGTCAGCATTATGCAATCGAAGAAAATGACTTGTTAAATAATATGCCTGCCAGTCAAACAAAAAATATTTTTAATATGATCAATAAAAAAGAATTTATGCATGTAAGTGATTTGAGCCGTATGGGCTATAATGATAAATATTTAATTGGCCAACGTGGCAACCAATTTATTATGTACCGCTTCGGTTCAGATAAAATCAGAGTATATGCCACTGAAATAGAATTGTTTCAAGACTTAAATGCCATGCAGCAAAATATTGAAATGAAACCTATTAATGCTTATTAA
- the mreC gene encoding rod shape-determining protein MreC: MSNFFKNNKLIVIFCSLILFIALIGLSIRSHHQSSVEQFVGDSVSVPQRAIAYPIHIVTGSINGLFDGGSSKKDTNKIKQLEAENQRLKSENSDFRKELKVKDISKYDPISSTVIARNPDQWMNKVIIDKGKKDGIKNNMAVITSEGLVGRIAKVNQFSSQVDLLSTNSRTGKISVNIQHKSKKVFGLINHYDRKTNELVISDIDNKDKISKGDKVVTSGLANQLPSDLYIGEVTKVNNDEYGLAKEVRVKTAADLSDLDHVYVAKRDPKTLTDESGEQ, encoded by the coding sequence TTGTCCAATTTTTTTAAAAATAACAAGTTGATTGTTATTTTCTGTTCCCTAATTCTATTTATAGCTTTAATAGGGTTATCGATCAGATCACATCATCAATCTTCAGTGGAACAATTTGTAGGGGATTCTGTATCTGTTCCACAACGTGCAATAGCCTATCCAATACATATCGTTACAGGTTCAATTAACGGCTTATTCGATGGGGGAAGTTCTAAGAAAGATACAAATAAAATCAAACAACTAGAAGCGGAAAATCAACGTTTAAAATCTGAAAACAGTGATTTTAGAAAAGAACTAAAAGTTAAAGATATTTCAAAATATGATCCAATTAGTTCTACTGTCATTGCCAGAAATCCTGATCAATGGATGAATAAAGTCATTATCGATAAAGGAAAAAAAGACGGCATAAAAAATAATATGGCAGTTATTACTTCTGAAGGATTAGTAGGCCGTATTGCTAAGGTAAATCAGTTCTCTTCACAAGTGGATTTATTGTCAACTAATTCTAGAACAGGAAAAATTTCTGTTAATATTCAACATAAATCAAAAAAAGTTTTCGGTTTAATTAATCATTATGACCGCAAAACAAATGAATTGGTTATTAGTGATATTGATAATAAAGATAAAATAAGTAAAGGCGATAAAGTAGTTACTAGCGGATTAGCTAACCAACTGCCAAGCGACTTATACATCGGAGAGGTTACCAAAGTAAATAATGATGAATACGGACTTGCTAAAGAAGTGCGTGTGAAAACTGCTGCAGACTTGAGTGATTTAGACCATGTGTATGTAGCGAAGAGAGATCCTAAAACTTTGACGGATGAAAGCGGTGAGCAATAA
- the mreD gene encoding rod shape-determining protein MreD, producing MRAFSYFLFGAVLFYIDSLIALIIPMHIGNKEIVFVPHLLLMYLLILTIYKKPSIAITLAIIFGLTTDLYYGTIYGLNTFGYLLFVVLMNYFFKVYYRDHAMIFLGVWIFTVIFEIYTALIYGLLGLIQFNFIEFILFRLVPTALLNLILLVILFTLTRKLIKKLTSTIDTKA from the coding sequence ATGCGCGCATTCAGCTATTTTTTATTTGGCGCAGTTCTTTTTTACATTGACTCACTTATTGCTTTGATTATTCCTATGCATATAGGTAATAAAGAAATCGTTTTCGTTCCTCATCTTTTATTAATGTATCTTTTGATTTTGACAATATATAAGAAACCAAGTATTGCGATTACTCTCGCTATTATCTTCGGGCTTACAACTGATTTATATTATGGGACTATTTATGGTTTAAATACATTTGGGTATTTACTGTTTGTAGTGCTGATGAATTATTTTTTCAAAGTATATTATAGAGATCATGCCATGATTTTCTTAGGAGTATGGATATTTACTGTCATTTTTGAAATTTACACAGCATTGATATATGGATTATTAGGACTCATCCAGTTTAATTTTATAGAATTTATTTTATTCAGATTAGTGCCGACTGCATTACTTAATCTGATATTGCTTGTCATTCTATTTACATTAACGAGAAAACTTATCAAAAAATTAACTTCAACAATTGACACGAAGGCATAA
- the rplU gene encoding 50S ribosomal protein L21, with amino-acid sequence MFAIIETGGKQIKVEEGQEIYVEKLDVNEGDAFTFDKVLFVGGDSVKVGAPTVEGATVSATVNKQGRGKKITVFTYRRRKDSKRKKGHRQPYTKLTIDKINA; translated from the coding sequence ATGTTTGCTATTATCGAAACAGGCGGTAAACAAATTAAAGTAGAAGAAGGTCAAGAAATCTACGTTGAGAAATTAGACGTAAATGAAGGCGACGCTTTTACTTTTGACAAAGTATTATTTGTAGGTGGAGACTCTGTAAAAGTTGGTGCTCCAACAGTAGAAGGTGCTACTGTATCAGCTACAGTTAATAAACAAGGTCGCGGTAAAAAAATTACTGTATTTACTTACAGACGTCGTAAAGACTCTAAACGTAAAAAAGGCCATCGTCAACCATACACTAAATTAACAATTGACAAAATCAACGCTTAA
- a CDS encoding ribosomal-processing cysteine protease Prp, translated as MINIDISLNNDGQVTDVIMDGHAEHGEYGHDIVCAGASAVLFGSVNAIMGLTSERPDIDYDDDGGYFHYRSVHVNDEKAQLILQAMLVSLQTIEEEYHDNIKLNYK; from the coding sequence ATGATTAATATTGATATATCGTTAAATAATGATGGTCAGGTTACAGATGTCATCATGGATGGTCACGCTGAACATGGTGAGTATGGTCATGATATTGTCTGTGCTGGAGCCTCAGCAGTTCTGTTTGGAAGTGTTAACGCCATCATGGGATTAACATCTGAAAGACCTGATATTGATTACGATGATGATGGAGGATATTTCCATTATAGAAGTGTTCATGTTAACGATGAAAAAGCACAATTAATCTTACAAGCAATGCTCGTATCACTTCAAACTATTGAAGAAGAGTATCACGATAATATAAAATTAAATTATAAGTGA
- the rpmA gene encoding 50S ribosomal protein L27 yields the protein MLKLNLQFFASKKGVSSTKNGRDSESKRLGAKRADGQFVTGGSILFRQRGTKIYAGENVGRGGDDTLFAKIDGVVKFERKGRDKKQVSVYAVAE from the coding sequence ATGTTAAAATTAAACTTGCAATTCTTCGCATCTAAAAAAGGGGTAAGTTCTACAAAAAACGGACGTGACTCTGAATCCAAACGTCTTGGCGCTAAACGTGCTGACGGTCAATTCGTAACAGGCGGTTCAATTTTATTCCGTCAACGCGGAACTAAAATTTATGCTGGTGAAAATGTAGGTCGCGGCGGTGACGATACATTATTCGCTAAAATTGACGGCGTTGTTAAATTCGAACGCAAAGGCCGTGACAAAAAACAAGTTTCAGTTTACGCTGTAGCTGAGTAA